A stretch of the Pongo pygmaeus isolate AG05252 chromosome 16, NHGRI_mPonPyg2-v2.0_pri, whole genome shotgun sequence genome encodes the following:
- the LOC129014232 gene encoding golgin subfamily A member 8M-like isoform X3, with amino-acid sequence MAEETQQNKLAAAKKKLKEYWQKNSPRVPAGVNRNRKTNGSIPETATSGGCQSPGDSARDFHREGPTSSATLKDLESPCQELAVVLDSRSVKISQLKNTIKSLKQQKKQVEHQLEEEKKANNKKQKAERELEVQIQTLNIEKGKLNTHLYHMKRSLRYFEEESKDLAIHLQHSLQRKRELEQALSAVTATQKKKANQFSSHSKARMEWKLEHSIQEQALLKAQVTQLKESFKQAQLERDECVQHLKGERARWQQRMRKMSQEVCTLKNEKKNDMRRIEKLERSLSKLKNQMAEPLPPEPPEPPAMSSKVELQHLRKELERVAGELQAQVKNNQRISLLNRGQEERIQVQEERLRKQEERLEEQQERLQQLAKPQSIFEELNNEHKSALQLKQQVKELQEKLGEEHLEATSQQNQQLTTQLSLMALPGEGDGGGHLDSEEEEAPRPMPSISEDLEGREAMSGFMDHLEEKADLSELVNKQELRFIHYWRERCHQKIHHVLTEPGGSAKDAALGGGHHQAGPGQGGDEGEAAGAAADGIAAYSNYNNSHRKFLAAAQNPADEPGPGAPAPQELGAADKQGDLCEVSLTSSAQGEAREGPLYDNPTTQPIVQDHQEHPGLGSNCCVPFFCWAWLLRRRR; translated from the exons ATGGCAGAAGAAACTCAACAGAACAAATTGGCGGCAgccaagaaaaag TTAAAAGAATATTGGCAGAAAAACAGCCCTAGAGTTCCAGCAGGAGTGAACAGGAACAGGAAAACAAATGGCAGTATCCCTGAGACAGccacttctggtggttgccagtcACCTGGGGAT TCAGCAAGAGATTTCCACAGGGAAGGCCCTACATCATCTGCTACCCTGAAGGATCTGGAG AGCCCATGCCAAGAACTAGCAGTAGTTCTGGATTCAAGGTCCGTAAAAATCAGTCAACTGAAGAACACCATCAAATCTTTG aaacaacagaagaaaCAAGTGGAACATCAGCTGGAAGAA gaaaagaaagcaaacaacaaGAAACAGAAAGCCGAAAGGGAGctagag GTTCAAATCCAGACATTGAACATAGAGAAAGGGAAGCTAAATACACACCTGTACCACATGAAACGTTCTCTCAGATACTTTGAAG AAGAGTCAAAGGATCTGGCTATCCACCTGCAACATTCATTGCAGCGTAAAAGAGAGTTAGAGCAGGCTCTCTCTGCTGTCACCGCCACACAGAAGAAGAAGGCAAACCAG TTTTCCAGCCACAGTAAAGCACGTATGGAGTGGAAGTTAGAGCACTCCATCCAGGAGCAGGCACTGCTGAAAGCGCAGGTGACACAG TTGAAGGAGTCATTTAAACAAGCCCAATTAGAAAGAGACGAGTGTGTGCAACATCTAAAAGGAGAGAGGGCCCGGTGGCAGCAGAGGATGAGAAAAATGTCGCAGGAG GTTTGCAcattaaagaatgaaaagaagaatgATATGCGTCGGATAGAAAAGCTGGAGAGGAGCTTGTCCAAACTGAAAAACCAGATGG CTGAACCCCTGCCCCCAGAGCCCCCAGAGCCCCCAGCAATGTCCTCCAAGGTGGAGCTGCAGCACCTGAGGAAGGAACTAGAGAGAGTGGCAGGAGAGCTCCAGGCCCAAGTCAAAAACAATCAGCGCATAAGCCTCCTGAACCGGGGACAAGAAGAGAGGATTCAGGTGCAGGAAGAGAGACTTcggaagcaggaggagaggcTTGAGGAGCAGCAGGAGAGGCTTCAGCAGCTGGCCAAGCCACAGAGCATCTTTGAGGAGCTG AACAATGAGCACAAGAGCGCACTGCAGTTGAAGCAGCAAGTAAAGGAGCTACAGGAGAAGCTTGGTGAG GAGCACCTGGAAGCTACCAGCCAGCAGAACCAGCAGCTAACAACCCAGCTGAGCCTCATGGCTCTCCCTGGGGAAG gagatggaggaggacatctggacagtgaggaggaggaggcaccTCGGCCCATGCCAAGCATCTCAGAGGACCTGGAGGGCAGGGAGGCCATG AGCGGCTTTATGGACCACCTGGAGGAGAAGGCAGACCTGAGTGAGCTGGTGAACAAACAAGAACTTCGCTTCATCCACTACTGGCGAGAGAGATGCCATCA GAAAATCCATCACGTTTTAACAGAGCCAGGGGGCAGTGCCAAAGATGCGGCACTGGGAGGAGGACATCATCAGGCTGGCCCAGGACAGGGAGGAGATGAAG GTGAAgctgctggagctgcagcagatGGTATTGCGGCTTATAGCAACTACAACAATAGTCACAGAAAATTCCTGGCTGCTGCCCAGAACCCTGCTGATGAGCCCGGTCCAGGAGCCCCAGCCCCCCAGGAACTTGGGGCTGCAGACAAGCAGGGTG ATCTTTGTGAAGTGAGCCTCACCTCCTCTGCTCAaggagaggccagggagggtCCTCTCTATGACAACCCTACCACACAGCCAATCGTGCAGGACCACCAGGAGCACCCAGGCTTGGGCAGCAACTGCTGTGTGCCATTCTTTTGCTGGGCTTGGCTGCTGAGAAGAAGGAGATAA
- the LOC129014232 gene encoding golgin subfamily A member 8M-like isoform X1, with amino-acid sequence MAEETQQNKLAAAKKKLKEYWQKNSPRVPAGVNRNRKTNGSIPETATSGGCQSPGDSARDFHREGPTSSATLKDLESPCQELAVVLDSRSVKISQLKNTIKSLKQQKKQVEHQLEEEKKANNKKQKAERELEVQIQTLNIEKGKLNTHLYHMKRSLRYFEEESKDLAIHLQHSLQRKRELEQALSAVTATQKKKANQFSSHSKARMEWKLEHSIQEQALLKAQVTQLKESFKQAQLERDECVQHLKGERARWQQRMRKMSQEVCTLKNEKKNDMRRIEKLERSLSKLKNQMAEPLPPEPPEPPAMSSKVELQHLRKELERVAGELQAQVKNNQRISLLNRGQEERIQVQEERLRKQEERLEEQQERLQQLAKPQSIFEELEHLEATSQQNQQLTTQLSLMALPGEGDGGGHLDSEEEEAPRPMPSISEDLEGREAMVAIFKSAGASVQEEQARLQEQSGFMDHLEEKADLSELVNKQELRFIHYWRERCHQKIHHVLTEPGGSAKDAALGGGHHQAGPGQGGDEGEAAGAAADGIAAYSNYNNSHRKFLAAAQNPADEPGPGAPAPQELGAADKQGDLCEVSLTSSAQGEAREGPLYDNPTTQPIVQDHQEHPGLGSNCCVPFFCWAWLLRRRR; translated from the exons ATGGCAGAAGAAACTCAACAGAACAAATTGGCGGCAgccaagaaaaag TTAAAAGAATATTGGCAGAAAAACAGCCCTAGAGTTCCAGCAGGAGTGAACAGGAACAGGAAAACAAATGGCAGTATCCCTGAGACAGccacttctggtggttgccagtcACCTGGGGAT TCAGCAAGAGATTTCCACAGGGAAGGCCCTACATCATCTGCTACCCTGAAGGATCTGGAG AGCCCATGCCAAGAACTAGCAGTAGTTCTGGATTCAAGGTCCGTAAAAATCAGTCAACTGAAGAACACCATCAAATCTTTG aaacaacagaagaaaCAAGTGGAACATCAGCTGGAAGAA gaaaagaaagcaaacaacaaGAAACAGAAAGCCGAAAGGGAGctagag GTTCAAATCCAGACATTGAACATAGAGAAAGGGAAGCTAAATACACACCTGTACCACATGAAACGTTCTCTCAGATACTTTGAAG AAGAGTCAAAGGATCTGGCTATCCACCTGCAACATTCATTGCAGCGTAAAAGAGAGTTAGAGCAGGCTCTCTCTGCTGTCACCGCCACACAGAAGAAGAAGGCAAACCAG TTTTCCAGCCACAGTAAAGCACGTATGGAGTGGAAGTTAGAGCACTCCATCCAGGAGCAGGCACTGCTGAAAGCGCAGGTGACACAG TTGAAGGAGTCATTTAAACAAGCCCAATTAGAAAGAGACGAGTGTGTGCAACATCTAAAAGGAGAGAGGGCCCGGTGGCAGCAGAGGATGAGAAAAATGTCGCAGGAG GTTTGCAcattaaagaatgaaaagaagaatgATATGCGTCGGATAGAAAAGCTGGAGAGGAGCTTGTCCAAACTGAAAAACCAGATGG CTGAACCCCTGCCCCCAGAGCCCCCAGAGCCCCCAGCAATGTCCTCCAAGGTGGAGCTGCAGCACCTGAGGAAGGAACTAGAGAGAGTGGCAGGAGAGCTCCAGGCCCAAGTCAAAAACAATCAGCGCATAAGCCTCCTGAACCGGGGACAAGAAGAGAGGATTCAGGTGCAGGAAGAGAGACTTcggaagcaggaggagaggcTTGAGGAGCAGCAGGAGAGGCTTCAGCAGCTGGCCAAGCCACAGAGCATCTTTGAGGAGCTG GAGCACCTGGAAGCTACCAGCCAGCAGAACCAGCAGCTAACAACCCAGCTGAGCCTCATGGCTCTCCCTGGGGAAG gagatggaggaggacatctggacagtgaggaggaggaggcaccTCGGCCCATGCCAAGCATCTCAGAGGACCTGGAGGGCAGGGAGGCCATG GTGGCGATTTTCAAGTCCGCTGgagccagtgtccaggaggagcAAGCACGGTTACAAGAGCAG AGCGGCTTTATGGACCACCTGGAGGAGAAGGCAGACCTGAGTGAGCTGGTGAACAAACAAGAACTTCGCTTCATCCACTACTGGCGAGAGAGATGCCATCA GAAAATCCATCACGTTTTAACAGAGCCAGGGGGCAGTGCCAAAGATGCGGCACTGGGAGGAGGACATCATCAGGCTGGCCCAGGACAGGGAGGAGATGAAG GTGAAgctgctggagctgcagcagatGGTATTGCGGCTTATAGCAACTACAACAATAGTCACAGAAAATTCCTGGCTGCTGCCCAGAACCCTGCTGATGAGCCCGGTCCAGGAGCCCCAGCCCCCCAGGAACTTGGGGCTGCAGACAAGCAGGGTG ATCTTTGTGAAGTGAGCCTCACCTCCTCTGCTCAaggagaggccagggagggtCCTCTCTATGACAACCCTACCACACAGCCAATCGTGCAGGACCACCAGGAGCACCCAGGCTTGGGCAGCAACTGCTGTGTGCCATTCTTTTGCTGGGCTTGGCTGCTGAGAAGAAGGAGATAA
- the LOC129014232 gene encoding golgin subfamily A member 8H-like isoform X2, with product MAEETQQNKLAAAKKKLKEYWQKNSPRVPAGVNRNRKTNGSIPETATSGGCQSPGDSARDFHREGPTSSATLKDLEKQQKKQVEHQLEEEKKANNKKQKAERELEVQIQTLNIEKGKLNTHLYHMKRSLRYFEEESKDLAIHLQHSLQRKRELEQALSAVTATQKKKANQFSSHSKARMEWKLEHSIQEQALLKAQVTQLKESFKQAQLERDECVQHLKGERARWQQRMRKMSQEVCTLKNEKKNDMRRIEKLERSLSKLKNQMAEPLPPEPPEPPAMSSKVELQHLRKELERVAGELQAQVKNNQRISLLNRGQEERIQVQEERLRKQEERLEEQQERLQQLAKPQSIFEELEHLEATSQQNQQLTTQLSLMALPGEGDGGGHLDSEEEEAPRPMPSISEDLEGREAMVAIFKSAGASVQEEQARLQEQSGFMDHLEEKADLSELVNKQELRFIHYWRERCHQKIHHVLTEPGGSAKDAALGGGHHQAGPGQGGDEGEAAGAAADGIAAYSNYNNSHRKFLAAAQNPADEPGPGAPAPQELGAADKQGDLCEVSLTSSAQGEAREGPLYDNPTTQPIVQDHQEHPGLGSNCCVPFFCWAWLLRRRR from the exons ATGGCAGAAGAAACTCAACAGAACAAATTGGCGGCAgccaagaaaaag TTAAAAGAATATTGGCAGAAAAACAGCCCTAGAGTTCCAGCAGGAGTGAACAGGAACAGGAAAACAAATGGCAGTATCCCTGAGACAGccacttctggtggttgccagtcACCTGGGGAT TCAGCAAGAGATTTCCACAGGGAAGGCCCTACATCATCTGCTACCCTGAAGGATCTGGAG aaacaacagaagaaaCAAGTGGAACATCAGCTGGAAGAA gaaaagaaagcaaacaacaaGAAACAGAAAGCCGAAAGGGAGctagag GTTCAAATCCAGACATTGAACATAGAGAAAGGGAAGCTAAATACACACCTGTACCACATGAAACGTTCTCTCAGATACTTTGAAG AAGAGTCAAAGGATCTGGCTATCCACCTGCAACATTCATTGCAGCGTAAAAGAGAGTTAGAGCAGGCTCTCTCTGCTGTCACCGCCACACAGAAGAAGAAGGCAAACCAG TTTTCCAGCCACAGTAAAGCACGTATGGAGTGGAAGTTAGAGCACTCCATCCAGGAGCAGGCACTGCTGAAAGCGCAGGTGACACAG TTGAAGGAGTCATTTAAACAAGCCCAATTAGAAAGAGACGAGTGTGTGCAACATCTAAAAGGAGAGAGGGCCCGGTGGCAGCAGAGGATGAGAAAAATGTCGCAGGAG GTTTGCAcattaaagaatgaaaagaagaatgATATGCGTCGGATAGAAAAGCTGGAGAGGAGCTTGTCCAAACTGAAAAACCAGATGG CTGAACCCCTGCCCCCAGAGCCCCCAGAGCCCCCAGCAATGTCCTCCAAGGTGGAGCTGCAGCACCTGAGGAAGGAACTAGAGAGAGTGGCAGGAGAGCTCCAGGCCCAAGTCAAAAACAATCAGCGCATAAGCCTCCTGAACCGGGGACAAGAAGAGAGGATTCAGGTGCAGGAAGAGAGACTTcggaagcaggaggagaggcTTGAGGAGCAGCAGGAGAGGCTTCAGCAGCTGGCCAAGCCACAGAGCATCTTTGAGGAGCTG GAGCACCTGGAAGCTACCAGCCAGCAGAACCAGCAGCTAACAACCCAGCTGAGCCTCATGGCTCTCCCTGGGGAAG gagatggaggaggacatctggacagtgaggaggaggaggcaccTCGGCCCATGCCAAGCATCTCAGAGGACCTGGAGGGCAGGGAGGCCATG GTGGCGATTTTCAAGTCCGCTGgagccagtgtccaggaggagcAAGCACGGTTACAAGAGCAG AGCGGCTTTATGGACCACCTGGAGGAGAAGGCAGACCTGAGTGAGCTGGTGAACAAACAAGAACTTCGCTTCATCCACTACTGGCGAGAGAGATGCCATCA GAAAATCCATCACGTTTTAACAGAGCCAGGGGGCAGTGCCAAAGATGCGGCACTGGGAGGAGGACATCATCAGGCTGGCCCAGGACAGGGAGGAGATGAAG GTGAAgctgctggagctgcagcagatGGTATTGCGGCTTATAGCAACTACAACAATAGTCACAGAAAATTCCTGGCTGCTGCCCAGAACCCTGCTGATGAGCCCGGTCCAGGAGCCCCAGCCCCCCAGGAACTTGGGGCTGCAGACAAGCAGGGTG ATCTTTGTGAAGTGAGCCTCACCTCCTCTGCTCAaggagaggccagggagggtCCTCTCTATGACAACCCTACCACACAGCCAATCGTGCAGGACCACCAGGAGCACCCAGGCTTGGGCAGCAACTGCTGTGTGCCATTCTTTTGCTGGGCTTGGCTGCTGAGAAGAAGGAGATAA